tcgatccgataattcagacattttaaaaattatgcatcattatatatatagattaaatcTCAACTTCTTTCTATAACTGAATATTCGATTTAATGCGTCCATGATCTTTGTTATGCCTTATTAATGAATTTCCATGATTTACTAATTAATGACAACTACTATCCATCAACTGTGTCTTATTCCTCCTACAATCCTCAATTAGACGCCAAACATCATCCATAGTGAATTTATCCTCCAACTCCATTCCATTGCATGTTAATAATGCTTCAAAATTCAATACTATCTAAATTTGGACCACTAATGTGCTTCTCAAAACACAATTCTATATAACAGTTTACAATTCAtcatttatcttcttttatatttaatggaATTATTAAGGGTTTTACTGGGCTTACCTTTTAACagcatattttttattatatagtattcatttgtattttcaatttttaaaaaatttataatagacttgtaatttaattgattttaagaTAAACAATATCTATTTTGTTCTTAGTtagatatacatttttttatattatttttcttaaattaagttCATTTCCAccctaaataatttttcttttagtaTATTACACCCCTAATTCTATTTTTTGACTCGTCTCTAATTTCACATCTTGTCCTTCAAATAGACAAAAATTGTCTTCTTCCTGTTTTCTCATCTTTACATTAGCACCCTCTAACTGAATTTCCCTAAAGTATTCTATTTTCATAAAATACCTTTCTTTACTAAGAATCTCAACATGTTTTCTTAAAATTTGAACACTATTCTTTCAGCCCTTTTATAATCCTTCTTCTTAAATTTCTTCACCTTCTTAAACATTATATGAGacaatttttttgtaaaagaattggAGACGCACCCAATATTAATTTGTTGTATTCTAAAATCGTAATGATTTCTTTAATTACattttgtttttgctttttTAACACAACCTTCCTTTTGTGTTGAAGCACCAAAATACACTTCACAATTCAAAATTGAGTTATTCAAAAGAGCTAAGATTAACTTAGAATTGCATATTCTTGCTGGGTAAAaacaaatatacatatataagagATGTACTGGGTCAagctcaatttttttatattacacATTAAGTTTGATTCTCTTTAACTACATATTATATTACTCCTTTTATTTTCTACAAGTCCACCCCAATTGGGTGCATGTCATTATTGATCGAGCTTAACACTCTTCCTCGTGTGTAGTTTAGTTTTTAACTCAATTTAATTCTAACTGAACAAAAAATGATCATATTAGGACTGCAAATGAGTCGAAAGCTCGAACttgactcgattaagtatttattaactCGATTCGAACTCGAGTTCGgacaagtttataaatttgagatcgaactcgactcgactatttacctacaagttcgactcgactcgaaagcttgaataaaaattaaattttaaagctcgaactcgagctcgagttcgaattcaaacaaacttttatttttaaaatgaaaatatcaaactttcatacctATTTAACattcatgatattttaaaatgaaaatatgaaactatcctaactattcaaaattccaatatatatatatatatatatatatatatatatatatatatatatatatataaaaaagagttattttcttttgttaccgaatttccttttaaaataaaaaaatatatattatatattatcaaattcgaacaagtattatatgagctcgagctcaacgcgaatattaaacgagcatgctcgaactcggtcaaagtcaaactTAAGTCGAACTTTGACCGAGCAGCTCGTGAGCGGTAACTTGGctaaattatttttcactttCCCACTTTTTCaagtaaaagaaaattttatttataaaataatcataaacctcaaatattttgataaagtattttaatCAACAAAATTCTAACACATAAATTATGGTCATGATTTCCAATGGCAGACATAGGTTCAATAATTAAGCACCCctctataaattttatttgcataaattcaatgattttgggaataaatataatcattacAATTCCATATGATTAATATGAATGTAAGTTACAAAACCATGCAATTAGTGGACGTATAGTTACATGATCATTTTCCATGATTTGCATAAATATGGGATCAGAATTACAAGGAATTAGTAATAAATAGCTCATAAAATCCAGgtctattattataattaatttatcattattatctGACTTGGCCTACTTGGAATATTTGTTTGGGTTAATTTGTATGGATTTCAAGACTCAACccaaatgataaatttatatgaattatttatttttgctgaACTAAAAGGTTATTAGCTATTAGCTACCATGTTATTggtaaataaagaaaaaaaatattattccaaaaaaataaaattgaatggaAAACAAGTTATAaacttgttattattatataattatctgttgacttttttttattttttttatttttatagaaatcaAGCAATTATGGTATTAATTTATTGTACTATACATAAAAGAGTAGGATTTCCTAACTCCTAATATCACtcattaataatactattaatcAACACTCTTAAACCCACGATCACTAGCTAGCTAGTTAATACCAAATATTTACATTTATGACAACCTATAAATTAACTCCTCTTTAATGGCTTagactataaatatcaacaTCTCTACCATCTTTTTTTTCATATCACAATTTGATCTTTGATTTGTTTCATTCAATCATGGCAAAAAAGCCAAGCATGGGACGACAAAAAATCAAGATCgctaaaatagaaataaagaaTCATTTGCAAGTGACTTTCTCAAAACGTCGATCCGGCCTCTTCAAAAAAGCAAGCGAACTTTCCACACTATGTGGAGTCGACATTGCGATCATAGTCTTTTCTCCAGCTGGAAAAGCATTCTCCTTTGGTCATCCTGATGTCGAATCCATCGTCAACCGATACCTCACGATAAAATCAAGTATCGATCATCGTCATCTTACACAAGGATGTAACGCGGTTCTTGATCTTAACCGTGGACTCGGACACATATCTAACGAGATGGATGGGGAAAAGAAGAGAGGAGAGGCTCTAGACCAAGTAAAAAAGTCTCGAGAGAGGAATAACTATTGGTGGAATGCTCCAATTGAGGAGTTGAATTTGTTTGAACTTGAGAAATTAAAGGAGTCTATGGAAAATTTGAAGAAGAATGTGATGGAGGATCATACCAACAAGATTCTCACACTCACACATGCCGCGGCTGCTGGATCAGCAGCATTTCTTCCACCAGCCAATGAAGAATTAGGGTTTCATGAGATCCAACAACCGTCTTTAAATATGTGCAACAATTATATAGTTAACCATGTTTATGGAAATAATGGAGGAGGGGATCAAGCAGCGGTTTTTGCTAAGGTCGGGCCGGCCGGTTCACATGTCTTCTTTGCTCAACGTTAATTCATTCTATAATTTCATTTTGAATCTCAtgagattattattaattaagactACCTAGTGACTTACTAGCCTAGCTAGCTAATTGCTTGAAATAATGAAGAGCAAGGTAAATgttaatttgaatttagtttatTACTATTGAGTCTTTATGAagaaaacacatttttttttcttttattgacgaaataaaaaattaataagattaaatctggaaataaaacaaaaaatatatatatatatatatataatattttgaggtAACATAAAAAagtaaacaatataattaaaaaaagaatgaataaatgattatataaatatataaatatttaaatagatgtAAATTACATACATatcaactaaataatatatatagatccCACAATTTATGGATgagttgagaaaaaaaaatcatcaatttcTCCCAATATGGATAttgagtttaaattattttaataactaaaaccaaattatatataattatagtttcTATTTtctataagatttttaaatttattaattaaaatattttttacttcaaattattattttttatattatcaataaatttttattaaaaaaacaatcaccttctaaaaattataattcattattatttatttttatttttaaaccataAACCCAATTCGAACATTAGACACATCTTCATCTATAACTCTTAACTATAGAAATGgctgtattttttttaataaaaccatttgtctattttattaaattattcaaatttagtataatattataatttgtgatgatatatataataaaattgaactggacaaataaagaaagatgatgatttcttaaaaagataaatttgataattttgtaaaatatatattataattaattttgatatattaatcaaataacattaattattaaatataataattaaaaataaaaattataataatagaataaaaaaagtaagataaaagttattaaatattaataataaagtcTAAGTTTATAAAATCACTGTAACTAGAAAggtaaaattgattttattttatattttatgctatatttttatattatatttaacaaacacAAAATCATTGACTTACAATTATACTATCATACAACttgtactatatatatttataaattataattggtTAGTTTTTATAActaatgtttaaatattaaaattcttaaatttaatttttactaaattaaatttgagtCATGACTTTATAagtcattaatgtttttaaacCAAACTTGTGGATTTCCTAACTCCTAAAAATCATTCATTAATGATATTATGAATCAAAACACTCTTACAACAACACGATTACCAAGGTAAGCtatgaattaattaagaattatatttatatttatatttatgacaAACTTCCCTTACAAACATGGTCAGGGTTAGCACCACCTCAGTTTAAGAATTTTCAGCAC
This is a stretch of genomic DNA from Impatiens glandulifera chromosome 4, dImpGla2.1, whole genome shotgun sequence. It encodes these proteins:
- the LOC124935097 gene encoding agamous-like MADS-box protein AGL61, yielding MGRQKIKIAKIEIKNHLQVTFSKRRSGLFKKASELSTLCGVDIAIIVFSPAGKAFSFGHPDVESIVNRYLTIKSSIDHRHLTQGCNAVLDLNRGLGHISNEMDGEKKRGEALDQVKKSRERNNYWWNAPIEELNLFELEKLKESMENLKKNVMEDHTNKILTLTHAAAAGSAAFLPPANEELGFHEIQQPSLNMCNNYIVNHVYGNNGGGDQAAVFAKVGPAGSHVFFAQR